In a single window of the Flavobacterium sp. W4I14 genome:
- a CDS encoding putative metal-dependent TIM-barrel fold hydrolase (product_source=COG1099; cath_funfam=3.20.20.140; cog=COG1099; ko=KO:K07051; pfam=PF01026; superfamily=51556) — translation MCCSSSIERDKALMGEPEAFDISAVKGMKFFDPHVHMTSRTTDDYQAMTDAGVVALIEPAFWLGQPRTGLDSFRDYYSSLIGWERFRSSQFGIKHYCTIGLNSREANNESLAEQVMEILPMFIYKEGVVGIGEIGFDDQTAAEEKYYRLQLQLAKEAGLPVQVHTPHRDKKKGTQRSMDIALEHGLDPYSVIIDHNNEETVKEVLDRGFWAAFTIYPFTKMGNERMVEIVKQYGAERIMVNSAADWGISDPLAVPKTAALMKMRGLSDEEIELVTYRNAITAFAQSGQLDEADFNAQKNVDLTEKFEGNTILRGGQQPRTDKSSIIIS, via the coding sequence ATGTGTTGCAGTAGTTCAATTGAAAGAGATAAAGCATTGATGGGGGAGCCTGAAGCGTTCGATATCAGTGCAGTAAAGGGAATGAAATTCTTCGACCCACATGTTCACATGACTTCGAGAACGACCGACGATTACCAGGCGATGACTGATGCAGGCGTTGTTGCTTTAATAGAACCCGCATTTTGGCTGGGACAGCCACGTACCGGGTTGGATAGCTTTAGAGATTATTACAGTAGCCTGATCGGCTGGGAGCGCTTCCGCTCTTCTCAATTTGGCATTAAACATTATTGTACCATTGGTCTTAACTCAAGAGAAGCCAATAACGAAAGCCTGGCAGAGCAGGTAATGGAAATATTGCCAATGTTTATCTATAAAGAAGGCGTAGTTGGCATAGGCGAAATCGGCTTCGACGATCAGACTGCAGCCGAAGAAAAATATTACAGATTACAACTTCAGCTTGCTAAGGAAGCAGGTTTACCTGTTCAGGTGCATACACCACACCGCGATAAGAAAAAAGGTACACAACGCAGTATGGATATTGCTTTGGAGCATGGCCTTGATCCTTATAGCGTAATTATCGACCATAATAATGAAGAGACGGTAAAAGAGGTTTTAGATAGAGGCTTTTGGGCTGCTTTTACCATTTATCCGTTTACTAAAATGGGTAACGAGCGCATGGTAGAAATCGTAAAACAATACGGTGCAGAGCGTATTATGGTAAATTCTGCTGCTGATTGGGGCATCAGCGATCCTTTGGCCGTACCAAAAACTGCTGCTTTAATGAAAATGCGTGGTTTAAGCGATGAGGAGATTGAGCTGGTTACTTACCGCAATGCGATTACCGCATTTGCACAGAGCGGACAGCTGGATGAAGCCGATTTTAATGCGCAAAAAAATGTAGACCTTACCGAGAAATTCGAGGGCAATACCATTTTGCGAGGCGGACAACAGCCAAGAACAGATAAATCATCTATCATCATTAGCTAA
- a CDS encoding hypothetical protein (product_source=Hypo-rule applied) yields MKGDDTMAIQKALSAIVKSNVGADGQNWLESITQSADQSNKISQAFVMVPRKTGKSLIQLNEEQKVLIEEAGISYIRNWTIDRLCRVWLLSTLNSVDQEKHYATIDRLFLSAEMNEAVALYSALPFLAHPEIWVKRCAEGIRSNIGSVLEAIMENNPYPSENLDEAAWNQLVLKAFFTEKNIKLIVGLDKRANLDLALTLIDYAKERWAAKRKVNPQLWRLVGKFINAEIFETLKAGLQHYDQIEQRAIALAVAQSDYQPAKDYINTFPELKLALGEGSLNWDSF; encoded by the coding sequence ATGAAAGGTGATGATACGATGGCTATCCAAAAAGCTTTATCAGCTATTGTAAAAAGCAATGTAGGTGCAGATGGCCAAAACTGGTTGGAAAGTATAACACAGTCAGCTGATCAAAGCAATAAAATCAGTCAGGCATTTGTGATGGTACCGCGCAAAACCGGGAAATCGCTAATTCAACTTAACGAAGAGCAAAAGGTTTTAATAGAAGAGGCTGGAATCAGTTATATTCGTAACTGGACAATAGATCGGCTTTGTCGCGTTTGGTTGCTGAGCACCTTAAATTCAGTAGACCAGGAGAAACACTACGCAACTATCGATCGGTTATTCCTGTCGGCAGAAATGAATGAGGCGGTGGCTTTATATTCGGCCTTGCCGTTTTTAGCGCATCCTGAAATTTGGGTAAAACGTTGTGCTGAAGGAATCAGGAGCAATATCGGGTCGGTTTTGGAAGCGATAATGGAAAACAACCCCTATCCTTCAGAAAATCTGGATGAAGCGGCCTGGAACCAATTGGTGCTGAAGGCATTCTTTACCGAAAAAAATATCAAGCTCATCGTTGGTTTAGATAAACGTGCCAATCTGGATCTTGCACTAACTTTGATTGATTATGCAAAAGAACGTTGGGCGGCCAAACGAAAGGTAAACCCACAGCTTTGGCGCCTGGTTGGTAAATTTATCAATGCTGAAATTTTTGAGACCCTTAAAGCCGGTTTACAGCATTACGACCAGATTGAACAGCGCGCCATTGCACTTGCTGTTGCACAGTCCGATTATCAGCCGGCAAAAGATTATATTAACACTTTTCCTGAACTTAAGTTGGCCCTCGGAGAAGGAAGCTTAAACTGGGATTCATTTTAA
- a CDS encoding hypothetical protein (product_source=Hypo-rule applied; pfam=PF15071; superfamily=103506; transmembrane_helix_parts=Outside_1_3,TMhelix_4_21,Inside_22_27,TMhelix_28_47,Outside_48_51,TMhelix_52_71,Inside_72_102,TMhelix_103_125,Outside_126_126): MLLIILNIIFCISFLGFAYVNLNDNDAFLWVSIYLSAAICCGLAAAGKFYPFAYLFLTAFYLIYAAILFFAKDGVRDWITKYRRESLVQSMQATKPYIEQTREFFGLLIIAGALLINYFVSAGIAS; the protein is encoded by the coding sequence ATGCTTTTAATTATTCTCAACATTATTTTTTGCATCTCGTTTTTAGGCTTTGCCTATGTAAATTTAAATGATAACGATGCTTTTCTTTGGGTGTCTATCTATTTAAGTGCCGCAATATGCTGCGGATTGGCTGCGGCAGGTAAATTTTATCCTTTCGCATATCTGTTTTTAACTGCTTTCTACTTAATTTATGCTGCTATCCTGTTCTTCGCAAAAGATGGTGTGAGAGATTGGATTACAAAATACAGACGTGAGAGCCTCGTACAGAGCATGCAGGCAACTAAACCTTATATCGAACAAACGAGAGAATTTTTTGGTCTGTTGATTATTGCGGGGGCTTTGTTGATCAATTATTTTGTTTCGGCGGGTATTGCCAGCTAA
- a CDS encoding LysR family transcriptional activator of glutamate synthase operon (product_source=KO:K09681; cath_funfam=1.10.10.10,3.40.190.10; cog=COG0583; ko=KO:K09681; pfam=PF00126,PF03466; superfamily=46785,53850), with amino-acid sequence MDLQRIKYFLALAEQLHYWKTAEKVNITQSALTRQIQSLENELGLQLFERNKRNVKLTPAGKFLKEKWEVELSELEYIHQFAKQIHLGERGTITIAHPDSISASIMPDILAKITQAFPQLQIKLVQVLYENQLDFLKNYKIDLAITRDITSEQGIKSKKIYSDHLALVVPLEHSFKRFEDLSTERLKAQKFILPTKDEGSSYSEIIQALFKSYDFAPDVFLHSEFGSTIIALVREGLGIAILPDSYMHHQSPGLRFIPLPFKTDILINWRADDHNPVLANILKLVFGD; translated from the coding sequence ATGGATCTTCAGCGAATCAAGTATTTTTTGGCCCTGGCAGAACAACTTCATTATTGGAAAACGGCTGAAAAGGTAAATATCACGCAGTCAGCCTTAACCCGCCAAATTCAGTCGCTCGAAAATGAATTGGGTCTGCAGCTTTTTGAACGTAATAAACGTAATGTGAAGCTCACTCCGGCGGGTAAATTCTTAAAAGAAAAATGGGAAGTCGAGTTAAGTGAGCTCGAATATATCCATCAGTTTGCAAAACAGATCCATTTAGGTGAGCGCGGAACCATTACGATTGCACATCCTGATTCCATATCGGCTTCTATCATGCCCGATATTTTGGCTAAGATAACGCAGGCATTTCCACAGCTTCAAATTAAGTTGGTACAGGTTTTATATGAAAATCAACTCGATTTTCTAAAGAACTATAAGATTGATCTGGCCATTACAAGGGATATTACCAGTGAGCAGGGGATTAAATCAAAAAAAATATACTCCGATCACCTCGCGCTGGTGGTTCCGCTGGAACATTCTTTTAAAAGATTCGAAGATTTATCTACAGAGCGCCTTAAAGCCCAAAAGTTTATCCTGCCCACTAAGGATGAGGGTAGTAGCTATAGTGAGATTATTCAGGCACTTTTCAAATCTTACGATTTTGCTCCTGATGTATTTCTACATTCCGAATTTGGATCTACAATTATTGCACTCGTACGCGAGGGATTGGGAATAGCCATTTTGCCGGATTCTTATATGCACCATCAAAGTCCTGGCTTACGGTTTATTCCTTTGCCCTTTAAAACCGATATATTGATTAATTGGCGGGCTGATGACCATAATCCCGTGCTTGCGAATATTTTAAAGCTTGTTTTTGGAGATTGA
- a CDS encoding ribosomal protein S18 acetylase RimI-like enzyme (product_source=COG0456; cath_funfam=3.40.630.30; cog=COG0456; ko=KO:K22441; pfam=PF00583; superfamily=55729): MEQIIIERATPADIKKLQEIGRTTFSEAFADVNTEENMKDYLEQGFSEEKLTAELSNQDSQFYFAMNDGEVIGYLKINIGQAQTEKLNPDALEIERIYLLKAFYGQKVGQLLYQKAIDIALEMQASYVWLGVWEENYRALRFYEKNGFTPFGKHKFWLGDDEQTDLMMKKVLLNDNELKVS; the protein is encoded by the coding sequence ATGGAGCAGATCATAATCGAAAGGGCAACACCAGCTGATATCAAAAAATTACAGGAGATTGGGAGAACCACATTTTCCGAAGCCTTCGCAGATGTAAATACTGAGGAAAACATGAAAGATTACCTCGAACAAGGCTTTTCTGAAGAAAAACTAACAGCGGAATTGAGCAATCAAGATTCTCAATTTTATTTTGCGATGAATGATGGAGAAGTTATTGGCTATTTAAAGATCAACATCGGGCAAGCGCAAACCGAAAAACTAAATCCTGATGCACTTGAAATTGAACGTATCTACCTGTTGAAAGCATTTTACGGTCAAAAAGTTGGTCAGTTGCTTTACCAAAAAGCCATTGATATTGCGCTTGAAATGCAAGCCAGTTATGTATGGCTAGGCGTATGGGAAGAAAATTACAGGGCATTAAGATTTTACGAAAAAAATGGCTTTACCCCTTTCGGCAAACATAAGTTTTGGCTTGGAGATGATGAGCAAACAGATTTGATGATGAAAAAAGTATTGCTTAACGATAATGAATTAAAAGTATCGTAA
- a CDS encoding drug/metabolite transporter (DMT)-like permease (product_source=COG0697; cog=COG0697; pfam=PF00892; superfamily=103481; transmembrane_helix_parts=Inside_1_4,TMhelix_5_22,Outside_23_36,TMhelix_37_54,Inside_55_66,TMhelix_67_86,Outside_87_95,TMhelix_96_113,Inside_114_117,TMhelix_118_138,Outside_139_142,TMhelix_143_162,Inside_163_168,TMhelix_169_191,Outside_192_205,TMhelix_206_225,Inside_226_237,TMhelix_238_257,Outside_258_260,TMhelix_261_283,Inside_284_300), whose protein sequence is MEKRNLFLILLILGTAFWGISFSVTKLAIGQHQPVLFLFYRFLLATMVLTVIFWKHVKKLDSAAIKTGASLAIPLVLGIYLQTLGITHTSASQCSFVAGITVVMIPVIKLIIYRKPAALKIWIAAFTALIGLFVISVTDKLSIGTGDLYTIIGAFCFAIYLIQIEKESMAGDIIPTIVPMFATCAILTFLLTSVQGNPSWIPQQETFWIGIIFCALFSTAYMYTISNISQKYISAERVSIIYLFEPIFGAFAAHFILGEEITSRLLIGGGMIFLATLISELKWRMPNPFAMLKVLKEKKY, encoded by the coding sequence ATGGAAAAAAGAAATCTCTTTTTGATTTTATTGATACTGGGTACCGCGTTCTGGGGAATTTCATTTTCTGTTACCAAGCTTGCTATCGGACAGCACCAACCTGTTCTGTTTTTGTTCTACCGTTTTTTACTCGCCACAATGGTTTTAACGGTTATTTTCTGGAAACATGTAAAGAAACTCGATTCAGCCGCAATTAAAACAGGCGCGAGTTTAGCTATTCCGTTAGTACTTGGCATTTATTTGCAAACATTGGGTATCACACATACATCGGCATCGCAATGTTCATTTGTAGCCGGAATAACCGTTGTAATGATTCCGGTGATTAAACTTATTATTTATCGAAAACCTGCAGCACTTAAAATATGGATTGCGGCATTCACAGCGCTAATTGGGCTTTTTGTAATATCTGTTACTGATAAACTCAGCATTGGAACCGGCGATTTATATACCATTATCGGTGCTTTTTGTTTCGCCATATATTTAATCCAGATCGAAAAGGAATCGATGGCAGGCGATATTATCCCGACCATTGTACCTATGTTTGCTACTTGTGCCATCTTAACTTTTTTATTAACGTCTGTTCAGGGAAACCCTTCCTGGATTCCGCAGCAAGAAACATTTTGGATCGGTATTATTTTTTGCGCACTATTTTCAACGGCATACATGTATACCATATCTAATATTTCTCAAAAGTACATTAGCGCCGAAAGGGTATCCATTATCTATCTTTTCGAACCCATTTTCGGAGCGTTCGCAGCACACTTTATTTTGGGAGAAGAAATTACATCGAGGTTATTGATTGGTGGTGGAATGATATTTTTGGCAACACTGATCTCCGAACTGAAGTGGAGAATGCCAAATCCATTTGCAATGCTTAAGGTATTGAAGGAGAAAAAATATTAA
- a CDS encoding Leucine-rich repeat (LRR) protein (product_source=COG4886; cath_funfam=3.80.10.10; cog=COG4886; smart=SM00365; superfamily=52058; transmembrane_helix_parts=Inside_1_6,TMhelix_7_26,Outside_27_253): protein MKKKYVYWYLIIIGVIIPFGAFAQTIKIPDPNFKKKLVVLGIDLNGDGEIQLAEAQKATKLSLDQSGISSLVGIKNFTNLKELSFWNNQVQVLDLEGMKNLENIFGYNNQIQRVNLKGLINLKNLYIHQNQISVIDFTGLQKLEDINMLQNALSKVSISNLPKLVHIEFQKNRLTEFKVTGCPAVKLIRLAENQLTKLDFSKFKDLEELSLRDNPLVELDIYGLRKLKELDCSYTLLTNVNMSGTVSLGRMEW, encoded by the coding sequence ATGAAGAAAAAATATGTCTATTGGTACCTCATCATTATAGGGGTGATCATACCTTTTGGTGCTTTTGCCCAAACGATAAAAATTCCGGATCCGAATTTTAAGAAAAAATTGGTTGTTCTGGGCATAGATCTTAACGGAGATGGCGAAATTCAGCTTGCTGAAGCACAAAAAGCAACTAAGCTCAGTTTAGATCAGTCAGGTATTAGTTCGCTGGTGGGGATTAAAAATTTCACTAACCTAAAAGAGCTAAGCTTTTGGAATAACCAGGTACAGGTACTGGATCTGGAAGGAATGAAAAACCTGGAAAATATTTTTGGCTACAACAACCAGATTCAGCGCGTTAACCTTAAGGGATTGATAAACCTCAAAAATTTATACATCCATCAGAATCAAATCAGTGTGATAGATTTTACAGGGCTGCAAAAGCTCGAAGATATAAACATGCTACAAAATGCACTTAGTAAAGTGAGCATTTCAAATCTTCCAAAACTTGTACATATTGAGTTTCAAAAAAACAGGCTAACCGAGTTTAAAGTAACAGGATGTCCTGCAGTAAAGCTGATCAGGTTAGCTGAAAATCAATTAACAAAATTAGATTTTAGCAAGTTTAAAGATCTTGAAGAATTGTCCCTAAGAGATAATCCTTTGGTTGAGCTCGATATATATGGCTTAAGAAAACTTAAAGAATTAGATTGTTCATACACCCTTTTAACCAATGTTAATATGAGCGGAACTGTAAGTTTGGGCAGAATGGAGTGGTAA
- a CDS encoding hypothetical protein (product_source=Hypo-rule applied; cleavage_site_network=SignalP-noTM; superfamily=117074) — MSQYNFEKMMNKRIPKILLVKMLLLYCSMMGYAQKTPEWVLPATPFNEAETAKLMEKGTATIQGTATLKKKGKDNFGVKGSQILLFPVTPYFTEFLELKKKFNSRKKQASMSPVAFTYRVEGRYLDDKGTFQFTNLKPGKYYAISWIAFARQKTVAVQTGTSTSYNVYGYALGSSPIYEDQHYDVFIENEVRGFIEVKEAGAVVNVVVSN, encoded by the coding sequence ATGAGTCAATATAACTTTGAAAAAATGATGAACAAAAGAATACCAAAAATATTGCTGGTTAAAATGTTGCTTTTATATTGTAGTATGATGGGCTATGCACAGAAAACCCCAGAATGGGTTCTTCCTGCTACTCCTTTTAATGAAGCGGAAACGGCCAAATTGATGGAAAAAGGAACGGCTACCATACAGGGAACTGCCACATTGAAGAAAAAAGGAAAAGATAATTTTGGTGTTAAAGGGAGCCAGATTTTGCTATTCCCGGTAACACCTTATTTTACCGAATTTTTGGAGCTGAAGAAAAAATTTAATAGCCGTAAAAAACAGGCCTCTATGAGTCCTGTTGCATTTACTTACCGGGTAGAAGGCAGATATTTGGATGATAAGGGAACGTTTCAGTTCACCAACCTGAAACCAGGAAAGTATTATGCAATTAGCTGGATAGCCTTTGCCAGGCAAAAAACAGTTGCTGTTCAAACCGGCACAAGCACCTCTTATAATGTTTATGGATATGCTTTAGGCTCTTCGCCAATTTATGAAGATCAGCATTACGACGTTTTTATTGAAAATGAAGTACGTGGCTTTATTGAGGTTAAGGAAGCTGGCGCAGTCGTAAATGTAGTGGTGAGCAATTAA
- a CDS encoding two-component system NarL family sensor kinase (product_source=KO:K02480; cath_funfam=1.25.40.10,3.30.565.10; cleavage_site_network=SignalP-noTM; cog=COG4585; ko=KO:K02480; pfam=PF02518,PF07730,PF17874; smart=SM00028,SM00387; superfamily=48452,55874; transmembrane_helix_parts=Outside_1_406,TMhelix_407_429,Inside_430_663), with translation MKKIALSYLFMVCAHLSFAQLPLTDVRYPDSLLKFSANTKSDSVKARSLFLLSDYWSDRDTLKSKNFLAKGLKYGDKYPYVKALYHYYLAGYYFAINPQKSEPYYIEAEKQLSKFDNQDAFLFRSRCWTHLSILEIDIKDNSISSMNMLINEIIPLLKRVDDTRYLAVNYHNIAMIFMEWGQYEKAEKYHRLAISLLEKNRLLNIEDQYQEYISYTKNCLYQNKITLAKKLLNKATALLPKTRNPRNYMDYYEVEGMYYTITKVYTKALQSLTKGKSLASKEKENYLERNFSLRIYEVFMAKGAYEKALTVMQGLVKNKPTYKFSKDYLTYYLGLSDTYNRIGNSKMAYTWLKKYSKLKDSLNTREVEHKISALEVKFKTAEKEKKILALNAENEKANLSAKNSKLLSWLFGIACLFLLIVAILGWLFYRSSKKLTIQKDLNHQQQIEDFDRRQKIKIVQAMLNAKEEEQNRIASDLHDGLGGTLAGIKINLSHYATKKKNNDDPELYQIMDQMESSINDLRRIAHDMMPEMLLKFGLEESLRDLCTSLTSEKLNIDFKYLGAKRAFLPQQQINIYRIIQEAMHNAVKHAEAKNILLQCSQNDNIFYITIEDDGKGFDPNYLTKGMGIQNIKNRVAYLDGEMEILSAENKPGTSINIELNVTV, from the coding sequence ATGAAAAAAATCGCTCTATCCTATTTGTTTATGGTTTGTGCTCACCTTTCATTTGCGCAATTGCCTCTAACCGATGTACGCTACCCGGATAGTTTGTTGAAATTTTCAGCAAATACCAAATCTGATAGCGTAAAAGCGCGTTCACTATTCCTTTTATCAGATTATTGGTCAGACAGAGATACCTTAAAATCTAAAAACTTCCTCGCAAAAGGTTTAAAATATGGAGATAAATATCCTTATGTTAAAGCACTTTACCATTATTATTTAGCCGGATATTATTTTGCCATTAATCCTCAAAAAAGTGAACCATACTATATTGAGGCTGAGAAACAATTATCGAAATTCGATAATCAAGATGCATTTCTGTTCAGAAGCCGATGCTGGACACATCTTTCCATTTTAGAAATAGACATAAAAGACAATTCGATATCTTCTATGAATATGCTCATAAATGAAATTATTCCTTTGTTAAAAAGAGTAGACGACACCAGATATCTTGCTGTAAATTATCACAATATAGCTATGATATTTATGGAATGGGGGCAATATGAAAAAGCAGAAAAATATCACCGATTGGCAATTTCACTGCTAGAGAAAAACCGTCTTTTAAACATCGAAGATCAATATCAGGAATATATAAGCTACACCAAAAATTGTTTGTATCAAAATAAAATAACACTCGCAAAAAAGTTATTAAACAAAGCTACAGCGCTATTACCTAAAACGCGAAACCCTAGAAATTATATGGATTATTACGAAGTAGAGGGGATGTACTATACCATAACCAAAGTATATACAAAAGCATTACAATCGCTCACAAAGGGCAAATCGCTTGCTTCGAAAGAAAAAGAAAATTACTTGGAGCGGAATTTTTCTTTGCGGATATACGAGGTATTTATGGCTAAGGGAGCGTATGAAAAAGCTTTAACAGTCATGCAAGGTCTTGTAAAAAATAAGCCTACCTATAAATTTTCAAAAGATTACTTGACTTATTACCTAGGGCTATCAGATACATATAATCGAATAGGCAACAGTAAAATGGCCTATACCTGGCTTAAAAAATACAGCAAATTAAAGGACAGTTTGAATACCCGGGAGGTTGAACACAAAATAAGTGCACTGGAAGTAAAATTTAAAACAGCAGAAAAAGAGAAAAAAATACTTGCCCTTAATGCCGAAAATGAAAAAGCAAACCTATCGGCAAAAAACAGCAAGCTATTAAGCTGGCTATTTGGTATAGCTTGTTTGTTCTTATTGATCGTTGCCATTTTGGGGTGGCTTTTTTATAGGAGCAGTAAAAAATTAACGATACAAAAAGATTTAAACCACCAGCAACAAATAGAAGATTTTGATCGCAGGCAAAAAATTAAAATTGTTCAGGCCATGTTAAATGCCAAAGAAGAAGAACAAAACAGGATTGCCAGCGATTTGCACGATGGATTGGGCGGAACGCTTGCGGGAATCAAGATCAATCTTTCTCATTACGCCACAAAAAAGAAAAACAACGATGATCCTGAACTTTACCAGATCATGGATCAGATGGAAAGTTCGATCAATGACCTGCGCCGCATAGCGCATGATATGATGCCAGAAATGTTGCTCAAATTTGGGCTGGAGGAATCATTAAGAGATTTATGCACATCGTTAACATCTGAAAAACTGAACATTGATTTTAAATACCTGGGCGCTAAACGTGCATTTTTGCCACAACAGCAAATTAATATATACCGCATTATACAAGAGGCAATGCACAATGCCGTTAAGCATGCAGAGGCAAAAAACATTTTGTTGCAGTGCTCTCAAAACGATAATATATTTTATATTACCATAGAAGATGATGGCAAAGGTTTTGATCCCAACTATTTAACTAAAGGCATGGGCATTCAGAATATAAAAAACAGGGTAGCCTATTTAGATGGTGAAATGGAAATTTTATCAGCTGAAAATAAACCAGGTACTTCTATTAATATAGAATTGAATGTTACTGTTTAA
- a CDS encoding DNA-binding NarL/FixJ family response regulator (product_source=COG2197; cath_funfam=1.10.10.10,3.40.50.2300; cog=COG2197; pfam=PF00072,PF00196; smart=SM00421,SM00448; superfamily=46894,52172) — protein sequence MIKVIIIDDHPIVSDGLKNLLANHDDMEVVACYDTGQRGLEGINNLKPNVVLLDISLPDISGVEICKQLRKTDNQVGIIALSMHNERPVIKSVLQSGANGYVLKNSVGQEIILAIQTILSGQKYLCTKSKEIMHSHQKGNLVEIPHITRREKEVLELVGKGLTTGQIATHLFISPHTVESHRKNLIEKFEVASMSAVVNLAIKYGLI from the coding sequence ATGATTAAAGTAATTATTATAGATGACCATCCCATTGTATCTGACGGATTGAAAAACCTGCTTGCTAACCATGATGATATGGAGGTAGTAGCTTGTTACGATACCGGGCAGAGGGGTTTGGAGGGGATAAACAATTTAAAGCCAAATGTGGTATTGCTTGATATTAGCCTGCCAGATATAAGCGGCGTAGAAATATGCAAACAGCTAAGAAAAACCGATAACCAAGTTGGTATTATTGCCTTAAGCATGCATAATGAACGGCCTGTAATTAAAAGCGTTTTACAAAGCGGTGCAAATGGTTATGTTCTTAAAAATTCTGTAGGTCAAGAGATTATATTGGCGATTCAGACCATTTTAAGTGGCCAGAAATACCTGTGCACCAAATCGAAAGAGATTATGCACAGCCACCAAAAAGGCAATTTGGTAGAAATACCACACATTACCCGTAGAGAAAAAGAAGTACTGGAGCTGGTAGGCAAAGGGCTAACCACAGGGCAAATAGCCACACACTTGTTTATCAGTCCTCATACGGTAGAGAGCCACCGTAAAAATCTGATCGAAAAATTTGAAGTAGCCAGTATGTCGGCAGTAGTAAACCTGGCTATCAAATATGGGCTGATATAA